In Fusarium poae strain DAOMC 252244 chromosome Unknown contig_2, whole genome shotgun sequence, a single genomic region encodes these proteins:
- a CDS encoding uncharacterized protein (TransMembrane:3 (o58-76i83-102o171-193i)), whose product MHPKDSIKSTWPLGNKSEWGVSHHIIHALNTYPIGPGEDVPVHKKTDKMPYFSQWQNHVWVLLHAFAPIAIHQALLSCAHQDALHPVPVFLLYFATFSWTVVREVKAARKLGHQYGFLDGDSHERDGIPDVGVDKVVTSLWKTTGSRILLATCISYKTGQSPLSVMSDWSWWVWLYLQIGLYGIILDFWFYVYHRAMHDIDSLWKYHRTHHLTKHPNTLLAAYADHEQEFFDMVGVPFLTWATFQCLGIPLGFYEWWVCHQYIAFTEVLGHSGLRVCGMPPSTLNWLLQLVGAELVIEDHDLHHRKGYRKSHNYA is encoded by the exons ATGCATCCCAAAGACTCTATCAAGTCCACCTGGCCTCTTGGCAACAAGTCGGAATGGGGTGTTAGCCATCACATCATACATGCCTTGAACACCTACCCTATCGGCCCAGGCGAGGACGTGCCTGTGCATAAAAAGACCGACAAGATGCCCTATTTCTCTCAGTGGCAGAACCACGTATGGGTTCTCTTGCACGCCTTTGCGCCAATTGCAATTCACCAAGCTTTGCTATCTTGTGCGCACCAGGATGCCCTCCATCCTGTCCCTGTTTTTCTTTTGTACTTTGCCACGTTTAGCTGGACTGTTGTTCGAGAAGTCAAAGCTGCACGCAAACTGGGGCATCAGTATGGGTTCCTAGATGGTGACTCTCATGAGCGTGATGGGATCCCGGATGTTGGAGTTGACAAGGTGGTTACGTCTCTGTGGAAGACGACTGGGTCACGTATCCTCTTGGCGACATGCATCAGCTACAAGACCGGACAGTCTCCATTGTCTGTCATGAGCGACTGGTCTTGGTGGGTATGGCTATACCTCCAAATCGGACTATACGGCATCATTCTCGACTTTTGGTTCTATGTCTACCATCGGGCTATGCACGACATTGATTCTTTGTGGAAGTATCATCGAACTCATCACCTGACGAAACATCCCAATACTCTTCTTGCCGCCTATGCCGACCACGAGCAAGAGTTTTTCGACATGGTTGGAGTGCCGTTCCTAACATGGGCGACATTTCAGTGTCTCGGTATCCCGCTGGGCTTTTATGAGTGGTGGGTCTGTCACCAGTACATTGCGTTCACAGAGGTCCTTGGCCACAGTGGACTCAGAGTCTGTGGTATGCCTCCCTCGACTCTGAATTGGTTGTTGCAGCTGGTTGGCGCTGAACTTGTGATTGAGGATCATGACCTGCATCATCGCAAGGGATATAGAAAGAGCCACAATTACG cttag